CAAAATCCGTAATATCAATCGTACCAATTATACAATGTTCGGATTTGCCCACAATCATCAGACGCAACTGTTTATCCGCAAAGACATCACACTGCGACCCTTCGATATACTGCCGTAACACATAGCGGGAATAAGGAACCGTAAAATTACTGATATCCCACATGGAAGGGTCATTCTCCATTTCGTACATGACATCCATATCTTCTGGCTCCACTGCACGGAGATAGATGCGGTCGTTCATTAAAAAAGATTGTCTCATTCGTCTTCGTCTTTTGAGATATGAAGTTCGTTACGCAGTTTTTTCTCACTGGGCAGACAGAACAAAGAAGCTGTCAGTCCAATCAACATACAAAGATTGCCTGTGCTGCTCAATGTCAAATAATAGCATAAAAGATTGACAATGATAGCTATTTCGAGTATTCCCAACCGGACGATACTCATTTGCACATAACGTTTCAGCGCAAGCGTGATAGTCATATTGTCTATTTTCTTCTTGAGCACAAGGCTGAATAGTTTCAGAGAAAAAGGTATACACAAGGCTGTCAGTAAGATACCGATAGTTTCAAAATAATAAGTAGCCTGCACGTTTCCTTCAATACTTCCTACAGGAATGAGTTCAAACTCCCCTGCCCCAAGCAGGAATGCCGGGAGCACCCAAAAGAAAACATAACTGATATTCAAATTCCTGACAGCACGCTTTATCTGTTCTTCCATGTTCGTCCTAAATTCTAAAGATGATTAATTATATAGTTCCGGTAAAAGCTGTCCGGTTCACAATGCTACGTCCTAAAGTGACTTCATCGGCATATTCCAATTCGTCTCCAACGGATACACCGCGTGCAATCACACTGAGTTTGACACCCAGCTTATCCAATTTGCGGTAGATATAGAAGTTCGTGGTGTCTCCTTCCATCGTGGTACTCAAAGCCAGGATAACTTCTTTAATTCCGCCTTCGGACACCCGTTGCACCAAGCTCTCTATTTGCAGGTCGCTCGGCCCTACCCCGTCCATTGGAGAAATGACACCACCCAGGACATGATACAATCCTCTGTATTGCTGGGTCGCTTCCACTGCCATTACGTCGCGGATATTCTCCACCACACAAATAATGGATGCATCCCGTTGCGGATTTGCGCAAATCTGGCAGGTTTCGGTATCGGATATATTATGGCAGACTTTGCAATATTTCACCTCGCGCTTCAAAGTTATAATGGAACTTCCGAACGCTTCCACAGTAGCCGTATCCTGACGGAGCAGATGCAGGACAAGCCTCATGGCCGTCTTACGCCCGATACCCGGAAGTTTGGAAAATTCGCCGACTGCCTTTTCAAGCAGTACGGAAGGATATTGTTGGTTCATAGATAATAATTGCTATTCTATCGATATTTTGGCGCAAAGATACGGATTATTGTTTTAATACCTGCAAAAAATACTACCTTTGCAGCCGTTATGATGATACTTATCACTATTATATGTTACTTTGCGATATTATTATTAATAGCCCGTATCACCGGACGCAAAGGCGGTTCAAATGCTGCGTTCTTCAAGGGAGAGAATAAATCGCCCTGGTATGTAGTCTCTTTCGGCATGATAGGCGCCTCTATATCCGGGGTTACTTTCGTTTCTGTTCCGGGCATGATACGCGGAATGGATATGACCTATATGCAAACGGTATTCGGATTCTTCTTCGGATATATGGTAGTGGCACATATACTTCTTCCTTTGTATTATAAACTCAACCTGACAAGCATATACGGCTATCTCGGCACACGCATCGGAGTACGCGCCTATCGCACAGGCTCCTTTTTCTTTCTGTTGTCGCGCATGCTGGGAACGGCTGCAAAGCTCTATCTGGTCTGCCTGATTCTTCACACCTATGTATTTCAAGAGATGCATGTCCCTTTCTGGACGATTGCTGTCGGTTCAGTGGCATTGGTATGGATATACACACATAAAAGCGGAATAAAAACGATTGTATGGACAGATACCTTGCAGACTTTCTGCCTGATTGCAGCGCTGGTTTTCATCATTTACTTCACTATTCAAAAATTGGATTTGAATTTCAGCGGTATTGTCCAAACCATCCGCAACAGCGAATATAACCGAATCTTCGTCCTCGACGACTGGATATCCCGACAGAATTTCTTCAAACAATTCTTTAGCGGTATCTTCATTGTGATTGTAATGACGGGGCTCGACCAGGACATGATGCAAAAGAACCTTTCCTGCCGCAACCTGCGCGAAGCGCAAAAGAATATGTATTGCTACGGATTCTCATTCATTCCGTTAAACTTTCTTTTCCTGTGTTTGGGAATCCTGTTGATAGCACTAGCCGGACAAATGCAACTGGAACTGCCTGCCATGAATGATGACATCCTGCCGATGTTCGCGACACAAGGTTATTTGGGGCAATCCGTCCTGGTACTCTTTACAATCGGAATCATCGCAGCCGCTTTCAGCAACTCGGACTCTGCCCTAACTGCCATGACGACCAGCGTTTGTGTCGACCTGCTGGATACGGAAAAGGATACCGAAGAAGTGGCACGCCGCAAAAGAAATAAAGTGCATTTATCACTTTCAGTCCTCCTGGCTTTCTTCATTTGCCTGGTAGAAATTTTAAATAACAAGAGTGTAATTGATGCTATCTACATCATCGCTTCCTATACATATGGGCCGCTACTTGGTATGTTCGCTTTCGGGCTGTTTACCCGAAGACAGACTAACGACCGGCTTGTACCTTTTATAGCCATCGCCTCTCCACTACTCTGCTTTGCCTTGGACTGGTGGATAGCCAAAGAAACCGGATATAAATTCGGTTATGAATTGCTAATGTTAAATGGAACGCTTACCTTTGCAGGATTAATTTTGATGTCTGGAAAAAAGAAAACGCCGAAAGTGCCATGAAAACAAGTGCCCAGCGTTTATAATATAATGAAGAAATAAATGACAAGAAAATGGAAATAACAAGTGCAGAATTTGTGATTAGTAATACGGACGTGAAAAAATGTCCGGCAGGTATTTTCCCGGAATATGCCTTTATAGGCCGTTCCAATGTGGGAAAGTCCAGCCTTATCAATATGCTGACCAACCGTAAAGGACTGGCCATGACTTCCGCCACTCCAGGAAAAACAATGCTTATCAACCACTTTCTGATTAATAAGAACTGGTATCTTGTCGATCTTCCGGGATATGGCTATGCCCGACGCGGACAGAAGGGAAAAGACCAGATACGTACCATAATCGAAGATTATATTTTGGAGCGGGAACAGATGACAAATCTCTTTGTCTTGATAGACAGCCGTTTGGAGCCCCAGAAGATAGACTTGGAGTTTATGGAATGGTTGGGTGAGAACGGCATTCCTTTCGCCATCATCTTCACCAAGGCCGACAAGCTCAAAGGTGGACGCCTGAAGATGAACATCAACTCATATCTGCGTGAGTTAGGCAAACAATGGGAAGAGCTTCCCCCTTACTTTATATCTTCTTCGGAAGACCGTACCGGACGTACAGAAATACTTGACTACATAGAAAACATAAACAAGAATCTCTAATTTAATGGAAAAGGGAATGAAAAAGAATTTTTTATCACTTGCCTTTATGGCAGCATTTATGCTCATGGCTACTGACAGCCAGGCACAATCATGGTCGGACTTATTTAATAAGGACAACATCTCAAAAGTAGTGAACGCCATTACCGGAAGTACCCAGTCTATCGACATGACAGGAACATGGAATTATCAAGGTTCGGCCGTCGAGTTCGAATCGGACAACCTGCTGATGAAAGCAGGCGGAGCTGCCGCAGCCACCATGGCGGAAAGTAAGCTGAACGAACAGTTGAGCAAAATAGGCATCAGAGACGGACAGATGAGTTTCACCTTTAATGCCGACAGCACTTTCACCAGCACGGTTGGGAAAAAAAAACTGAGCGGCACGTACTCTTACAATGCTTCGACCAAACAAGTAGACTTGAAATACCTGAAGTTGCTGAACCTGCACGCAAAAGTAAATTGTACTTCCAATTCGCTGGAATTACTGTTCAACTCGGACAAATTGTTGAAACTTATGTCTTTCATCGGTAGTAAGAGCAACAATACGGCACTGAAAACAGTGAGTTCACTGGCTGATAATTATGACGGAATGATGCTGGGATTCCAGCTTACCAAATAGCAAAAGTGAACCGTTTAATACTATTTCGCACTCCATAGAGTATATTTTAGGGGAAAAAGCATTACCTTTGGCACTCGTAATCAAAAAGAGAAGGAAAAATGAAAAAGATACTTTTTTTAATGACCTTATTAGTTATGGGTGTAAGTTTTGCATTTGCACAAACAAATGCAGACATCAAGTTTGACAAAACAACTCACGATTTCGGCAAGTTCTCAGAAAACAGTCCGGTGGTTAGTTGTACGTTTACCTTCACTAATATAGGGGATGCTCCTTTGGTAATTCACCAGGCAGTAGCTTCTTGCGGATGCACCGTACCCGAATATACAAAAGAACCTATCATGCCGGGCAAAAAAGGCACGATTAAGGTGACTTACAACGGAACAGGTAAATATCCGGGACACTTCAAGAAGTCGATTACCTTGCGTACCAATGCCAAAACAGAGATGGTAAGGTTATATATCGAGGGCGATATGGTAGCAAAAGACGCCAAATAAGAAAAAATAGGCATTACATAAAGGAGAATCTTTCGGTTCTCCTTTTTTTTTGTTTACTTTGAGGACGGAAATGTAAATTGACACATTAGCAAATTATAAAACTATGAAACAAGAAGAAGACAAATTCACCGGGTTGCCCGAGAATGCGTTCAGAGAGTTGAAACCAGGGGAAGTCTACAACCCGTTGATGAGTTCCTCGAAAAATTATCCGGAAGTTAATTTCTGGTCAGTAGCCTGGGGTATCGCCATGGCAATCCTTTTCTCGGCCGCCGCTGCCTATCTGGGCTTGAAAGTGGGGCAAGTATTTGAAGCTGCTATTCCGATTGCGATTATCGCAGTAGGAGTTTCAGGGGCAGCAAAAAGAAAGAATGCACTGGGAGAAAACGTTATTATCCAGTCTATCGGAGCTTGTTCGGGAGTAATTGTAGCCGGAGCTATCTTTACGTTGCCCGCTCTTTATATTCTTCAAGCCAAATATCCTGAAATGACAGTTACCTTTATGCAGGTATTCATCAGTTCTTTGCTGGGTGGTGTATTGGGCATTCTGTTCCTGATTCCTTTCCGGAAATATTTCGTCAGCGACATGCACGGCAAATATCCTTTCCCGGAAGCAACTGCTACCACACAGGTATTAATCTCCGGTGAGAAAGGCGGCAGCCAAGCCAAGCCGTTGTTGATGGCAGGTATGATTGGTGGTTTGTATGACTTCATTGTAGCTACATTCGGATGGTGGAACGAAAATTTCACGACCCGTGTATGCAGTGCCGGAGAGATGCTGGCGGAAAAGGCCAAACTGGTATTTAAAGTGAATACGGGTGCTGCCGTACTGGGGCTGGGATATATTGTAGGATTGAAATATGCTTCCATCATTTGTGCCGGTTCATTGGCGGTATGGTGGATTATCATTCCGGGAATGTCCGCTATCTGGGAAGACAGTGTGCTGAACGCATGGAATCCTGAGATTACGGCTACCGTAGGGATGATGAGTCCGGAGGAAATTTTCAAATATTATGCGAAGAGTATCGGTATCGGCGGTATCGCCATGGCGGGTGTGATTGGTATTATCCGCTCCTGGGGAATTATCAAAAGTGCCGTTGGACTGGCTGCCAAGGAAATGGGCGGTAAGGGTAATGTAGAAAAGACTATTATACGTACACAACGCGATCTCTCGATGAAGATTATCGCAATAGGCTCTATCATCACGCTGATATTGATTGTACTGTTCTTCTACTTTGACGTAATGCAGGGCAATCTATTGCATACATTGGTGGCTATTGCTTTAGTTGCCGGCATTTCTTTCCTGTTCACCACGGTAGCTGCCAACGCTATTGCAATCGTGGGTACTAATCCTGTTTCGGGAATGACGTTGATGACGCTGATTTTAGCTTCCGTAGTGATGGTGGCTGTCGGTCTGAAAGGTCCTTCGGGTATGGTTGCCGCATTGGTTATGGGTGGCGTGGTATGTACAGCGCTTTCAATGGCGGGCGGTTTCATTACCGACTTAAAGATTGGTTACTGGTTGGGAAGCACTCCT
This portion of the Bacteroides acidifaciens genome encodes:
- a CDS encoding sodium:solute symporter; this translates as MMILITIICYFAILLLIARITGRKGGSNAAFFKGENKSPWYVVSFGMIGASISGVTFVSVPGMIRGMDMTYMQTVFGFFFGYMVVAHILLPLYYKLNLTSIYGYLGTRIGVRAYRTGSFFFLLSRMLGTAAKLYLVCLILHTYVFQEMHVPFWTIAVGSVALVWIYTHKSGIKTIVWTDTLQTFCLIAALVFIIYFTIQKLDLNFSGIVQTIRNSEYNRIFVLDDWISRQNFFKQFFSGIFIVIVMTGLDQDMMQKNLSCRNLREAQKNMYCYGFSFIPLNFLFLCLGILLIALAGQMQLELPAMNDDILPMFATQGYLGQSVLVLFTIGIIAAAFSNSDSALTAMTTSVCVDLLDTEKDTEEVARRKRNKVHLSLSVLLAFFICLVEILNNKSVIDAIYIIASYTYGPLLGMFAFGLFTRRQTNDRLVPFIAIASPLLCFALDWWIAKETGYKFGYELLMLNGTLTFAGLILMSGKKKTPKVP
- the yihA gene encoding ribosome biogenesis GTP-binding protein YihA/YsxC yields the protein MEITSAEFVISNTDVKKCPAGIFPEYAFIGRSNVGKSSLINMLTNRKGLAMTSATPGKTMLINHFLINKNWYLVDLPGYGYARRGQKGKDQIRTIIEDYILEREQMTNLFVLIDSRLEPQKIDLEFMEWLGENGIPFAIIFTKADKLKGGRLKMNINSYLRELGKQWEELPPYFISSSEDRTGRTEILDYIENINKNL
- a CDS encoding DUF4923 family protein — translated: MKKNFLSLAFMAAFMLMATDSQAQSWSDLFNKDNISKVVNAITGSTQSIDMTGTWNYQGSAVEFESDNLLMKAGGAAAATMAESKLNEQLSKIGIRDGQMSFTFNADSTFTSTVGKKKLSGTYSYNASTKQVDLKYLKLLNLHAKVNCTSNSLELLFNSDKLLKLMSFIGSKSNNTALKTVSSLADNYDGMMLGFQLTK
- the recR gene encoding recombination mediator RecR, with the translated sequence MNQQYPSVLLEKAVGEFSKLPGIGRKTAMRLVLHLLRQDTATVEAFGSSIITLKREVKYCKVCHNISDTETCQICANPQRDASIICVVENIRDVMAVEATQQYRGLYHVLGGVISPMDGVGPSDLQIESLVQRVSEGGIKEVILALSTTMEGDTTNFYIYRKLDKLGVKLSVIARGVSVGDELEYADEVTLGRSIVNRTAFTGTI
- a CDS encoding DUF1573 domain-containing protein — its product is MKKILFLMTLLVMGVSFAFAQTNADIKFDKTTHDFGKFSENSPVVSCTFTFTNIGDAPLVIHQAVASCGCTVPEYTKEPIMPGKKGTIKVTYNGTGKYPGHFKKSITLRTNAKTEMVRLYIEGDMVAKDAK
- a CDS encoding OPT family oligopeptide transporter yields the protein MKQEEDKFTGLPENAFRELKPGEVYNPLMSSSKNYPEVNFWSVAWGIAMAILFSAAAAYLGLKVGQVFEAAIPIAIIAVGVSGAAKRKNALGENVIIQSIGACSGVIVAGAIFTLPALYILQAKYPEMTVTFMQVFISSLLGGVLGILFLIPFRKYFVSDMHGKYPFPEATATTQVLISGEKGGSQAKPLLMAGMIGGLYDFIVATFGWWNENFTTRVCSAGEMLAEKAKLVFKVNTGAAVLGLGYIVGLKYASIICAGSLAVWWIIIPGMSAIWEDSVLNAWNPEITATVGMMSPEEIFKYYAKSIGIGGIAMAGVIGIIRSWGIIKSAVGLAAKEMGGKGNVEKTIIRTQRDLSMKIIAIGSIITLILIVLFFYFDVMQGNLLHTLVAIALVAGISFLFTTVAANAIAIVGTNPVSGMTLMTLILASVVMVAVGLKGPSGMVAALVMGGVVCTALSMAGGFITDLKIGYWLGSTPVKQETWKFLGTIVSAATVGGVMIILNKTYGFTSGALAAPQANAMAAVIEPLMSGVGAPWLLYGIGAVLAIILTLCKIPALAFALGMFIPLELNVPLVVGGAVNWFVTTRSKDATLNTERGEKGTLLASGFIAGGALMGVISAAMRFGGVNLVNEAWLNNTWSEVLALGAYALLILYFIKASMKVK